From Triticum urartu cultivar G1812 chromosome 2, Tu2.1, whole genome shotgun sequence, a single genomic window includes:
- the LOC125540205 gene encoding cytosolic sulfotransferase 15-like, which produces MAQVESEIKESSTNESEALIATLPTREGWSTPLTLYNNCWLRSHMLRRFMLVRDNFKPRRDDIILATHPKSGTTWLKALAFTISTRSRCDLTDSPLLTTNPQRVVPFIGAVGGDLDFLETLPSPRLLATHLPLSLLPPAVSTVGCRVVYLCREPKDAFVSRWHFDNKMGKGAPIALDVAFSMFCQGFSPFGPFWDHYLQYWKESLARPQEVMFLKYEEIVSDPLTVVRKLASFLDVPFTEEEEKSGVVDQVVSFCSFESLRKLDVNKTGGAERAGGKIFIQHSSLFRKGKVGDWVNHMSEEMGEKMDRLVEEKFKGSGLEL; this is translated from the coding sequence ATGGCACAAGTTGAGTCTGAGATCAAAGAGAGCTCTACTAATGAGTCCGAAGCTCTCATAGCTACACTTCCCACAAGGGAAGGATGGTCGACGCCACTCACCCTCTACAACAACTGCTGGCTGAGATCACACATGCTGAGAAGATTCATGCTGGTGAGAGACAACTTCAAGCCCCGGCGCGACGACATCATCCTCGCCACCCACCCCAAGAGCGGCACCACCTGGCTCAAGGCCCTCGCCTTCACCATCTCCACCCGCTCCCGCTGCGACCTCACCGACAGCCCTCTGCTCACGACCAACCCACAGCGGGTCGTGCCCTTCATCGGAGCCGTGGGCGGAGACCTCGACTTCCTCGAGACGCTCCCTTCGCCGAGGCTGCTCGCCACCCACCTGCCTCTCTCGCTGCTCCCGCCGGCCGTCTCCACCGTCGGCTGCAGGGTCGTGTACCTCTGCCGCGAGCCCAAAGACGCCTTCGTGTCAAGGTGGCACTTCGACAACAAGATGGGCAAAGGGGCTCCTATCGCCCTCGACGTTGCATTCAGCATGTTCTGCCAAGGGTTCTCCCCGTTCGGGCCCTTCTGGGACCATTATCTCCAGTACTGGAAAGAAAGCTTGGCGAGGCCGCAAGAGGTGATGTTTCTCAAGTATGAAGAGATTGTGTCCGATCCGCTCACGGTCGTTAGGAAGCTCGCAAGCTTCCTGGACGTGCCCTtcacggaggaggaggagaagagtgGGGTCGTCGATCAGGTTGTGAGCTTCTGCAGCTTCGAATCACTTCGCAAGCTAGACGTTAACAAAACAGGAGGTGCGGAGCGTGCAGGAGGTAAGATTTTCATCCAGCACTCCTCACTGTTTAGGAAAGGGAAGGTTGGGGACTGGGTGAACCATATGAGCGAAGAAATGGGAGAAAAAATGGATCGCCTCGTGGAGGAGAAGTTCAAAGGATCTGGTCTAGAGTTGTGA
- the LOC125540212 gene encoding cytosolic sulfotransferase 5-like, with amino-acid sequence MPTLASMAMPEEGPVPFADALVAVGTNPVSSPQEVLEEEHADLVSTLPSALEANGVKKLRLYQGFWLRDIHVPAAIALQRRFEPRPDDVIVASLPKCGTTWLNALTFATMARRAYPPAGADHPLRRLNPHQCVPFLEGLFQGGREAELEALPSRRLMNTHMPLPMVPSAVPGCRVVYVCRDPKDMAVSAWHFLRRLQTDLAFSVVFESVCDGAVAFGPVWDHVLGYWRASRAMPDKVLFLRYEELLRDPAENVRKLARFLGMPFSAAEDAAGTVDSIVQLCSFGHLKGLDANKTGHLDPLLPVPRDALFRNGASGDWVNHMTPEMASRLDKIVADKMRGTGLTFQ; translated from the coding sequence ATGCCGACCTTGGCTTCCATGGCGATGCCAGAAGAAGGGCCGGTTCCTTTCGCGGACGCCCTTGTTGCTGTAGGCACAAACCCCGTCTCCTCGCCGCAGGAGGTCCTTGAGGAAGAGCATGCGGACCTTGTGTCCACCCTGCCGAGCGCGCTGGAGGCCAACGGTGTCAAGAAACTCCGTCTTTACCAGGGCTTCTGGCTACGGGATATCCACGTACCGGCGGCCATCGCGCTCCAGCGGCGATTCGAGCCTCGCCCCGACGACGTCATTGTGGCCAGCTTGCCCAAGTGTGGCACCACGTGGCTCAACGCCCTGACCTTCGCGACGATGGCACGCAGGGCATACCCACCCGCCGGCGCCGACCACCCGCTCCGCCGGCTGAACCCGCACCAGTGCGTGCCTTTCCTGGAGGGCCTCTTCCAGGGCGGCCGGGAGGCGGAGCTCGAGGCGCTCCCGTCCCGGCGCCTCATGAACACGCACATGCCGCTCCCGATGGTGCCGTCGGCCGTGCCCGGCTGCCGGGTCGTCTACGTATGCAGGGACCCCAAGGACATGGCCGTCTCGGCGTGGCATTTCCTCCGCCGCCTGCAGACGGACCTGGCGTTCAGCGTCGTCTTCGAGTCCGTCTGCGACGGCGCGGTGGCGTTCGGCCCGGTCTGGGACCACGTCCTCGGCTACTGGCGCGCGAGCAGGGCGATGCCGGACAAGGTGCTCTTCCTGCGGTACGAGGAGCTGCTCCGCGACCCGGCCGAGAACGTGCGAAAGCTGGCGAGGTTCCTCGGAATGCCATTCTCCGCAGCGGAGGACGCGGCCGGCACCGTCGACAGCATCGTCCAACTCTGCAGCTTCGGGCACCTCAAGGGCCTGGACGCCAACAAAACTGGGCATTTGGATCCCCTCCTCCCCGTCCCGCGTGATGCGCTCTTCAGGAATGGGGCGTCCGGCGATTGGGTGAACCACATGACGCCGGAAATGGCGAGTCGGCTGGACAAGATCGTAGCTGACAAAATGCGCGGGACAGGGCTCACTTTTCAGTGA